A genomic region of Equus caballus isolate H_3958 breed thoroughbred chromosome 1, TB-T2T, whole genome shotgun sequence contains the following coding sequences:
- the LOC100061806 gene encoding olfactory receptor 6S1-like gives MGNGTMVQEFTLEGFPAVQHVGKVLFMVHLLAYLASLTGNVVVVTITCADSRLQTPMYFFLSIFSFTECCVTSSVIPKLLVIFLLGPQTISFPACFIQAFVFLFLGAAGFLLMAVMSVDRYVAICKPLHYPTIMNLRTSLLLVTACIALGLTLITGLVVKVSQLSFCSPHVIPHFFCDLGPLIHLSCSDTTSVETLTFVLALCILLTSLIITIIAYSNIVVTIICLPSAKERRKAFSTCSSHLIVLSLMYGSCVFIYVKPKQTNRLESNRGAALVTTVVTPLLNPVIYTLRNKQVHQALREMMCRIKISK, from the coding sequence ATGGGGAATGGGACAATGGTCCAAGAATTCACCTTGGAGGGGTTTCCTGCTGTCCAGCACGTGGGAAAGGTCCTCTTCATGGTGCACCTGCTGGCGTACCTGGCTTCCCTCACAGGCAATGTGGTCGTAGTCACCATCACCTGTGCGGACTCCCGGCTCCAGACacctatgtactttttcctcagcaTCTTCTCATTCACTGAGTGTTGTGTCACAAGTTCTGTTATTCCTAAGTTGCTGGTCATCTTTCTTTTAGGCCCGCAAACGATTTCCTTTCCTGCCTGTTTCATACAAGCTTTTGTCTTCTTATTTCTGGGAGCAGCAGGTTTCCTCCTCATGGCAGTGATGTCTGTGGATCGGTACGTGGCCATTTGCAAGCCTCTGCATTACCCGACCATCATGAACCTGAGGACtagcctcctcctggtcactgcCTGCATTGCTTTGGGATTGACCCTCATCACTGGTCTGGTGGTGAAGGTTTCCCAGTTATCCTTCTGTAGTCCCCATGTCATCCCTCACTTCTTCTGTGATCTTGGCCCCCTGATCCATCTCTCCTGTTCTGACACCACATCTGTTGAAACCTTGACTTTTGTCCTCGCTTTGTGTATCCTTTTGACATCCCTCATCATAACCATCATTGCGTACAGCAACATAGTAGTCACCATCATCTGCCTCCCATCAGCCAAGGAGCGACGGAAGGCTttctccacctgctcctctcACCTCATTGTCCTCTCTCTGATGTATGGCAGCTGTGTCTTTATATATGTGAAACCAAAGCAAACAAATAGGCTGGAATCTAACAGGGGAGCTGCCCTTGTGACCACAGTGGTGACTCCGCTCCTGAACCCTGTCATCTACACTCTGCGGAACAAGCAGGTCCACCAGGCTCTGAGAGAGATGATGTGCAGaatcaaaatatcaaaataa